In Portunus trituberculatus isolate SZX2019 chromosome 28, ASM1759143v1, whole genome shotgun sequence, the genomic stretch atgctgtttTTGCTCTCATCACAATACCTTTATCACTTGAAGACTTCATTatgaatatagatagatagatagatagacatatagattgataaatatatagatagatcgatagaaagaaagaaaagaaagaaagaaagaaagaaagatagatagatagacagatagacagatagacagatagatagaaagaaagaaaaaagaaagaaagaaagatagatagatagaaatagatagataaaaagctagatagatagatagatagaggggTAGTTGTCTTATCAGGCACGTAGACGTATCATCGTTTTTCTCGGTCCACTTTGCAACTCTTCACAGCATTATAGAAGCACATACCCGCTACAAAAATTGCTAAATATGTTAAACTAATTCCCCTATTTATTTCTTGTCAATACTTAGGCTATACGAGTTTCATTCCTTCTAGTCGTATGAGTTGTACATCACAATGAAAGACTTGATTAACTCCGCACAGGTGACGTGGATtggggagaggcaggaggaggcgcAGGAGTTAGTGGAGGAAGGAATGCCAGGTGATGACCCTCGAGCCGTAAGTCATCTGCGGCAGTATTGGCTCCAGGCACCCTCCACGCTACCCTATAACTTGGGTGGGTCTTCCCTCTACGTGTCTAGCATGAGGGGAGACACCTGGTCATTCGTGCACCACTATGTCAGCAGACTCTTCGCAGGTATGACCACAGCCTACATTCGAATCGctctgctctctttctctctcaccatgattattagaaataaaaataataataatgaaaaaaataactatagcAATCTGTAATCAAAGAAGTGCGTGTTTAGAGGTGGCTGTAGAACTATTAGAGTAGTGATTAAGGAAAGCTGCATGATAGCTGTGAAAGTGGTTACATATTAAATTGGTGTTTCAGGAGAACACGATGGGTTTTTCATAGAGGCGGGAGCGTTGGACGGCCAGATGCTGTCCAACTCCCTCTGGCTAGAGCAGGAACTGGACTGGACGGGACTGCTGATCGAGCCGGACACCTCCAGTTACATGGCACTGATTTCCAAGCACCGAAAGGCGTGGACCTCCAACACCTGCCTCTCCCACACCGGGCTCACCAAGAGATCAGTGCACGTGTCCCTCACCCTACCGCCGGCCTTACGAGCGCAAGGTTGGTACATGAAGGGATCGTCCTACCAGCTTGGTGTTACGATGAAAACGCATAGATACGACTCCTATCTTAGATCAGGCGAAAAATCCTTCTATTTAGTGAACTGCTTCCCGCTTCACACCTATCTGCGTGCCCTGAATATCACTCGAATCGACTTGCTTTCCTTGGACACTCAGGGAAGCGAGATGGACATTATAAAGACGATCCCTTGGGCAGAGGTGAAGGTtcgggtagtggtagtggagatCGTGACTTCCAAATTTGTCTCGCAGTTCGTGGAGTACATGAAGCATTTCGGGTTTGTCCTGGTGGCGCACTACAATGATTACGTCTTCGTTCAGGAGGGAGACGCTGCCCTCACCAGGCTCCGCTCGCAGGCAGGCTGGCAGCTCGTGGTTGTTAACCAGACAGAGGAAGAACACACGATCACTGCTAAGACTGAGACTGTGGTTCGATAGGTAAGGCGTGTGGcttctgtgtgttttcttttgtgttaatGCTGGTctttttagtcttttgttgtgtcttcaagtgtatttttgtgtgtgatttcttAGCGTTTTGATGTCATCTGTTGTGTATTTCATTGGTTTTAGTGTGTCCACTTTTAGGATGTCTCTGTGTCTCGATGTCCCATGTCGTGCCTTTTCATATTGTGTCACGTTGTTTCTACGTGTTTTAGCACTCGGATGTATCATGCTGATGTGTCTTCATGTCTTTTGTATTTACTAGACCTCATGTTCCAGTGCAAACcttcatgagtgtgtgtgtgtgtgtgtgtgtgtgtgtgtgtgtgtgtgtaatcagaaCAAAAGCTGAGGTGCCAATGCCCAAAAAGAGGTAAGAagctaaataaataatgaaggataATTTC encodes the following:
- the LOC123510077 gene encoding protein Star-like isoform X1; its protein translation is MLEVIRVNKNVFRIRSCFLILSLTVCALMVMMVTWIGERQEEAQELVEEGMPGDDPRAVSHLRQYWLQAPSTLPYNLGGSSLYVSSMRGDTWSFVHHYVSRLFAGEHDGFFIEAGALDGQMLSNSLWLEQELDWTGLLIEPDTSSYMALISKHRKAWTSNTCLSHTGLTKRSVHVSLTLPPALRAQGWYMKGSSYQLGVTMKTHRYDSYLRSGEKSFYLVNCFPLHTYLRALNITRIDLLSLDTQGSEMDIIKTIPWAEVKVRVVVVEIVTSKFVSQFVEYMKHFGFVLVAHYNDYVFVQEGDAALTRLRSQAGWQLVVVNQTEEEHTITAKTETVVR
- the LOC123510077 gene encoding uncharacterized protein LOC123510077 isoform X2 is translated as MLEVIRVNKNVFRIRSCFLILSLTVCALMVMMVTWIGERQEEAQELVEEGMPGDDPRAVSHLRQYWLQAPSTLPYNLGGSSLYVSSMRGDTWSFVHHYVSRLFAGEHDGFFIEAGALDGQMLSNSLWLEQELDWTGLLIEPDTSSYMALISKHRKAWTSNTCLSHTGLTKRSVHVSLTLPPALRAQVRGVHEAFRVCPGGALQ